The DNA segment agcgtcgcatccgtctgaaaggcattttacatttttagctTTTCAGTAtcagttaaatctcttttttggcccattttacctgaggtaatgaggctgcctaataattatgcacaccttgatataaggtgttattcactttcgtcacaccctccctcattacacaaatacatatcacctgaaaatgattaaatccaataagcattcaagtttatatggtttggagttcgaaaatgtgaatagaaataatgataagatcagaatactcacttgcctaataattgtgcacgcagtgtattaTGAGTGAGCCATGCGGTAAAATGTGTCATtaattaaagctagaatcctcaATTTAAAGAATACAAAGCGGTTACATCCACCTATGtgttggtaaaaagctgagggattggcctggagaaatgtaaccactctcaaatatATAGGCAGagatatggatgcaaggactgaccatccataatatcaaaattatagttttaattAGTTTTGAAGCAATCCAGcagtcaaactcattccatggagggcctagtgtctgcgtTTTTCTTTTCTtatttcaattaagacctagagcAGAGTTAGGCTATATGTATTGTTCCAATAGTATACTTAAGTTATGGCAAATTTGAGGTCAACATATATCAAAGATAATATATAAAAGCGTATATATTCTTTAATTAGATTTTATGAATCAATTTGAACCATTTCTGTTCTTCAGCACAAATCACGAAGTTTGGAAATCCAGAAATGGATCTTCAATGGAGAGTGTGAAATCGGGATTTATTTAACTCATGATTGCTCTTATTCAATGCACTGCATTTTTAAATTGAAAATCAAATATAACCTCTCTCAGAACGTGACTTCAGTACGCTACATCTGTGTACTGCATTTTGACTTGGCTCCCTGTGATTATTTAGGTTTTGTGTTAAAAAATATACAAAGCATTTAAAGTTGATAGCTAATAGTTCATTGCAAATCCCGAAGTGGAGCTTTTCACTCAGACAGGAGTTGATTTGGCCATGTGCCTCTCCCCATTTAACAAGTCATGCTTTCCTCTTGTGTTGAATTTGAATTATTTCCACAACGCATATTCTCTTTGACTCGATAGTATAAAACTCAGCAAACTCCAACGTTCAGCTATTTGGAGGCTGGTTATGTTTTCTTATAATTGAGGCCTAGCATAGAGGGGAGGCCTGTCTTttagtgtttaaaaaaaagttgtacTGTCACTTTAAAACAATGCTGGCACGCCTACTTTTAACACACTCCTTGAGGCTCGTGATGTAGTTGCTCTGTGATTGGAAGCAGAGAACCGTCGACCAGcgacccctctgtctctcattgGCGAAGGACTATCTTTCGGCTCTGGCTCTCGCGGTGGCTGCTGTACGAAGATGGCGGCCGAACTGGTGGAAGCGATGGTAAGCAGAGCTCCGCTCGCCTGGGTTGATAGAAAAGGGTCTGCTGTAGCGTGGGGGATGGCCTGCTAGGCTGGGAAACTGTAAGGGTGTGTCATGAATACTGTCTAAAAGGGTTTAACTTAGCTACTTATTGATGGTTGATTAATTGGTATATTGAAACTGGTTTCTGTGCGCTGCTAAGTGCGTCTAGTTAGCAGGGACATGGCAAAGTGATGAGACCATAAACATTCGCCATCAGGGAGTCGGCGTGAAATTGTACCATTCAATGTTTAAGCAAAATATTGCATTAAGCATTCGGGCCATCCGCTGTCCATTTGACTTCTCAAATGGATGTATTTTCAGTATTGGGGGTGACAACAGAACAAGTGGagttagcttagctagctagctatgtaaccAATAGCCTAGCCTCTGTTGTCAGACAAGGCAATTGCTCAATGCCGCTGTCTGGACTAAACAGTAAGCATGTCACTAAGCCTTATACACGAACTGTAGCAATTAAGTCAATTGATGAGATTGTAAGGTAACTTTCTTATTAACTAAATAGATAGCTAACGTTCCATGCATTGCCGGGTCTTCGACTATACCGGTGTTGTGTCCTATAGTAGTTACATGAGGGACCAGTCTAGGTTTTGCTTGCAGGAAAGATATGTATGGCGTTAGGAACAGAAGGGGCTCATAGGTTACGTTACTGAATTCTAGAGGGTATGGATGGGAAATATTGCTCCAAGCAAATACTGACATTGATATTTCAACCCAGCAAAAAATAAGTTGGTAAGATCTGAGTATACACTTTAAACAACTTTTTTTAGACACCTGTGCCCATCTCTTTGTGTAGGCTATTTTTCTTATTGGGACTTTCCTAGGTCAAGGAATCCAAAGATTGTAATCCAAAATCCAAGATGGTAATCCAAAACCTCCCCTCTTCTTCCTATCCCTCTCCTTTGCCTTCCCTCCAGAACATGGTGAAGAATTTTCGGGTGTCTGACCTGCAGACGCTGCTGGCCTCTATGGGCCGCAGTAAAAGTGGTCTGAAGCAGGACCTGGTGGGACGGGCGCTGAGGCTGGTGCAAACAGAGTGCAGCCCAGAGCTGCTGAAGAACGTGCGGCAGCTCTATGAGTCACGCTTCCCCAAGGCATCGGGTTGGCTGGCTGCCCGGCGCCCGGAGGGGGTCTCTGTGGCCTACTCCTCCCTCAGCTCCTCGCCCACTGGCACACAGGGCGCAGACTACCTCAACGGCATCCCCAAGCTGTCCTCCACACCAGCAGCTGAGGTGAAGCTGGTGTCACTGCCATTTTACCAAACTCTGGAGAAGCTGTTGCTGCCAACGGAGCTGAGTAagtgatttttgtatttttttccccccgcaGTGAGATGTCAGGCTAGTCTTTGTAGAGAGGGCCAAACATTTTTAATGCTCAAACAATAAAGTTCAGAAGAATACTTCCTGGTCAGGTCTTGTTGCCAGGGGGTTTTCTGACCTCTGGGCCCTGGCcctacacatacagtgcattcgggaagtattcagaccccttgacttttaccacattttgttacagccttattctaaaatgtattttcttttatatgtccccctcaatctacacacactacccaataatgacaaagcaaaaaaggtTTTTGGAATTTTTTGttagtttattttttatatataaattatCACATTTTCaaaccctttagtcagtactttgttgaagcacctttggcagggatttacagccttgagtcttcttggctttgaagctacaagcttggcacacctgtatttggatagtttctcccattcatctatgcagatcctctcaagctatgtcaggttggttggggagctgcacagctattttcaggtctctccatcgatgtttgatcggattcaagtccgggctctggctgggccactcgagggcattcagagacttgtcccgaagcctctcctgcgttgtcttggcagtgtgcttagggtcgttgtcctgttggaagttgaacattcgcccctagtctgaggtcctgaacgctctggagcaggttttcatcaaggatctctcagtaccttgctccgttcagctttcccccgatcctgactagtctccagaccctgccgctgaaaaacatccccacagcatgatgatgccacaaccatgcttcaccgtagggatggtgccaggtttcctctagacgtgccgctctaccataaaggcctgattggtggagtgctgcggagatggttgtccttctggaaggttctctcatctccacagaggaactctggagctctgtctgtgaccatcaggttcttggtcacctccctgaccaaggcccttctcccctgattgctcagtttggctgggcggccagctctaggaagagttttggtggttccaaatttcttccaattaagaatgatggaggtcactgtgttcttggggtccttcaatgctgcagacatttttttggtgcctcgacacaatcatgtctcggaggtctacggtttttgttctgacatgcactgtcaactgtgggaccttatctagacaggtgtttgccttttccaaatcatgtccaatcaattgaattcaacacaggtggactccaatcatgttgtagaagcatctcaaggattattaatagaaacagaatgcacctgagctcaattttgagtgttcatagcaaagggtctgaatacttagaaataccttatttacatgtttgtttaatacatttacaaacatttctaaaaacctgtttttgttttgtcattatggggtattgtgtgtagattgaggacaaatgtatttttatcaattttataataaggctgtaagctaacaaaatgtggaaaaagtcaaggggtctgaatactttcccgaatgcactgtatattaatgATAGAAACATGCCATGGCATTAAAATGAGAAGTACTAAGGACATTTTGGACATCACGAAGCATAGTGATGTTGTGCATTGTGTATGATCTATTTTTCTGCACCTGTCGTTGTAGTTGCCCAGAACAGTGAGAAACTGCAGGACAGTCAATGCGTATTTGAGTTAACACAGAGCCAAGCAGACCAAGTCAGAAACTCAACGTGAGTATAACACTTTTATTCAAAGTTAACTGTCTATCCTACTGCTTGTGACTTTGAATGAGCACTGAGGGTACCATCATTTTTCCCTCTTGTTGTTTCAGTGAGCTTCGGCCAGGAATGAAGGCAATCCAGGTGGTTCTTAGGTGAGTTAAGAGGTCCAACTGTTTTACACACACAGCAGGACACCAATCCCAGTGTTAATATAATTGCATAGGTACGTATAgttgatacatacagtaccagtcaaaagtttggacacacatactcattcaagggtttttctttattttttactattttctacatcgtagaataatagtgaagacatcaactatgaaataacacatggaatcatgtagtaaccaaacaagtgttaaacaaatcaaaatacattttatatttgagattcttcaaagtagccaccctttgccttgacagctttgcacactcttggcattctctcaaccagcttcacccggaatgctttcccaacagtcttgaaggacttcccacatatgctgagcaatttcTGGCTActtttcactctgcggtccaactcatcccaaaccatctcaattgggttgagttcagGTGATCGTGGAGGcccggtcatctgatgcagcactccatcactctccttcttggtcaaatagcccttacatagcctggaggtgtgttgggtcattgtcctgttgaaaaacaaattatggtCCAACTAGgcacaaaccagatggtatggcgtatcGCTGAAGAATGTTGTGGTAcacatgctagttaagtgtgccttgaattctaaataaatcactgacggtgtcaccaggaaagcaccatcacaccaccacctccatgcttcacgatgggaactacacatgcggagatcatttgttcacctactctgcgtctcacaaagatacggttggaaccaaaattctccaatttggactccagaccaaaggacagatttccaccagtctaatgtccattgctcgtgtttcttggcacaagcaagtctcttcttcttattggtgtcctttagtagtggttactttgcagcaattagaccatgaaggcctgattcacacagtctcctctgaacagttgatgttgcaatgtgtctgttactttaactctgtgaaacatttatttgggctgcagtttctgaggctggtaactctaatgaacgtatcctctgaagcagaggtaactctgggtcttcctttcctatggtagtcctcatgagagccagtttcatcacaacgcttgatggtttttgcgactgcatttgaagaaactttcaaagttcttgaaattttccgtattgactgaccttcatgtcttaaagtaatgatggactgttgtttttctttgcttatttgagctgttcttgccataatatggccatcttctgtataccccctaccttgtcacaacacaactgattggctcaaatgcattaagaaggaaagaaattccacaaattaactttttaacaaggcacacctgttaattgaaatgcattccaggtgactacctcatgaagctggttgagagaataccaagagtgtgcaaagctgtcatcaaggcgaaggctGGCTattttaaagaatctcaaatatattttgatttaacacttttttttggttactacatgattccgtttgttattttatagttttgatgtcttcactaatgttctacaatgaagaaaatagtagaaataaagaaaaacccttgaatgagtgtgtccaaacttttgacaagtACTGTACATGTTAGGTACATAGAGTTGATTTGCAAAACTCAAGTATGCAGTTATAGCCTTTGCCATATCAGTATCTAGGTTTCCATCAATTTGTTAaaagattttcatgcaaatatttgcTTAAAATATGCAAATTTCACAAGCAGTGGTCAATTTCCATCAAactgttttgttaattaaaagcTGTGCGggatgatgtagtgcacatatAAAGCACTTTGTCGTATAACTTAATTTAccaaataaattaaaaaacaagTACAATGTGTTTCCATCCAGTTTTTAACTCTGCCGTTGGTTTTGGCACAAGAAGTATGCAACAAACTGTAAATGTGCCCACTGGTCTTAGCacgtgtgctctagccaacagctcgcagaggGTAGGCTTCATGATGACATTTTGGATAAGAGCAAGATaatttttatttgtcaattgacagccaagcattgatcatcatgtcactaGTGTCAAactaagaccctcaatatttactggaaaggagcatcaagatcatcactgtgcactttcaccaccctgtgaagttcataacttatttcatctgtagcctaataaactgtgcAGTGTGCATGCTTTTCTAAGTCATAGGAGAACCACGCAACATTCAACATTTTACTTCGAGATGATGGTATTTTGTTCTGTCGGCGTTTGGAAAGTTTTCCTCTACAGTGTCCTCGTTTGTCAACAGTGAAAGTCAAAAAACAAAATGGTGTACAATTTGAAATGTGTGTATTGAATGACAAATCTGACCACCTCAACCATTCATTGGGAATGGCTCAGTGTCTGAGGCTTACAAATGTTGCCACTTATCTAACACCGCTAACCAATAAACCTATGCTGTTTCTACGATGCTTTACAGAATCTGTTACACAGACTCCATCGGTGTCCAGGAAGATCAGTACCCTCCCAATATTGCTGTCAAAGTCAACCAGTCTTACTGTCATGTACCGGTGAGTAGTCAAGATGGTTTGTATGCCTGATGGGATCCCCCAACTAACTAAGAAAATACCTTGGCTTCTAAATATTGGAGGCTTAACATGTCTATATTTGTTCTGTACAGGGTTACTACCCTTCTAATAAGCCAGGTGTGGAGCCGCGTCGGCCCTGTCGCCCAGTCAACAtcacaccctggttacacctctcCACTGCCACCAACCGGGTCACTGTCACATGGGGCAACTTCGGCAAGGTCGGGCTCTGGTTGACATTGTTCTGTAATTGAAAACCTCGCTGCTGTATTCCAAATTTGTTTTGATTCAtttttatgacaagtattttaaATGGTGTGGTTTGTTTTCTGTAGAATTTCATATCTGCTGCTTTCCAGTGTTCATTCTGCTCACTGCTCTCGTTCTGTGTGCAGCGCTACTCGGTGGCAGTGGATTTAGTGAGGGTCTTCACATCAGCAGAGCTCTTCGGCCAACTCAAACACTGCTCAGTGGAGAGTGCAGAACGCTGTCGGGAACGCAGTAAGTGGTCTcaacatttttctctctctccctgtttttcATGCATCTTGCATTTTAGTGATGTTCACCGTGTAATGCTGTGTGATGTTGAACTAGTTTCTCTCTGCTGTGTCCAGTTCAGGACAAGCTACGCTTTGATCCAGAGAGCGAGATCGCTACCACAGGGCTACGGGTGTCCCTCATCTGTCCTGTGAGTATCTGCGCTCCCACCCTAATCCATATCCACCCAAGAGAGGAAGTCAAACTTTTCAGTTGTTTCTGACCAAAACAAAGAGAACTCACGACACGACAAACAGGCTACAACCCACCATTTGTCCACAGCTtaataatcaaataaaattgtattcgtcacatgcgcagaatacaataggtgtagacctttccgtgaaatgcttacttacaagcccttaaccaacattgcagttcaagaaatagttaatcaaatatttactaaataaactaaagtattatattatttttttatcaatcaaaaagtaacaccataaatgtaaataacaataactaagctatatacagggggtaccggtactgagtcaatgtgcgggggtacaggataGTCGAGGTAATGGCATGTCTCCCTTTTCTCCTCTCAGCTGGTGAAGATGCGGATAGGTGTTCCATGTCGGGTGATCACCTGTGCCCACCTGCAGTGTTTTGACGCCATCTTCTTCCTGCAAATGAATGAGAAGAAGCCCACGTGGACCTGCCCTGTGTGTGACAAGCAGGCTCCCTTTGAGCTGCTCACCATCGATGGGTAAGTAAGGCACGttgagacttgagacttactaGCACTACCACTCACAGGAATTTGAGAACCACGCTTCCTCTTTGCATGGGTCATTGCTTGTTCAACCTTGGAAACAAACATTTGCATTTTTGGAGAAATTTGTAGACTCCTGTTAAAACTTGCAATGGCTTACCTACACTGGGCTACATTTTCAATAAGGCTGTTGTCTCTCCCTGTTATATTGTGGAACAGAGTAGAATAGTAGAAATGTCAAACCATTtccattgggctcccgagtggtgcagtggtctaaggcactaaatctcagtgctagaggcgtcactacagaccctggttcgattccaggctctatcacaaccggccgtgattggtagtcccatagggtggcgcacaattggcccagccaattgtgcgccttagggtttggtcggggtaggctgtcattgtaagtgaACATTTGTTTTTGACTGACTtacctagataaataaaggtaaataaaattCCACAAACTTCCTATCTAAGATTTGAGAGTTGAAAATGTTGTGGGACACATCCGATCGATCCCTTGTGAGTCCTGGTATGATATGTACTTCTCTTACTGACTGTTTGTCTCATGTTTCAGGCTGGCATCTGAGATCTTAAAAGAGACCCATGAGGATATTGAGGAGATTGAATATCTGACTGACGGGTCATGGAGACCCATCCGAgatgagaaggagaaggagagggagagggaacgcAGCAACACGCCTGACTACCCTGTTCTGGATATATGTAAGTGCATGTCGAGTATTGCCATTATTGCCTTTTTGACAATTGCAGActaatgttttgatttttaatttaaatttTCCAAATGAATTTAAGACCCCACGCTGTGTAGGTCATgtctattttttgttttttttaaacgccATTGGTTTGTAATAGTGTGTGACCCTGTTCCTTCTTCTCAGGTGTTCCTGAGGTGAATGGCCACTCCCCGGCCCACAGCAGCACCAGCCAGACGGGGAAGTCAGGAGCAGGGTCCACGGCAGGGGGggcgggaggaggaggagtggtggtTGATCTGACTCTAGACtctgaggaggaggggggaggggctgcAGGAGACAGCGACGACACTGAGGACAGCCAGGACAGCCCTGCCCCCAAGAGGGGCCGATACGACTATGACAAGGACCTGGTCACAGCGTACTGACTGGCGGACTGACCCCACAGACTGGGAGAGATGGTTGGGCAAAATTGGAGGACTGGAAATCATTAGTCCCTACTACATCGCCCGCCCGCCCCCACTACTCTAGCATATATTCCCACAGACACATGCGCATACATGTACTGTCAACCTCTGGAGTGGTTAGGCTTCCTCAATACACCACTGGAAAAAGCAGCTCCCTGACACTTGTGACCCCTCCCCCTCCCAGCATTCAAATTCTGTATCCTCCATCATAACGACCATTGAAAAGAGTAACCTCCCAAACTatttctccctccatcttcttgTACTTTGTATTTGACTTGAACTTAAGGCTCTCAAAGCCACAAGCATTTGGTGTTTGCGTCTCAAAATTTCGCCACTTTTTGTGATCGCAGGCAGTGGGAGATATGGAGCCTCCTCCGTAGTTCAGTGGTAAGAGGCCAAATAACTTAAATGAATAATTTGGGACACGAACAACAGACTACATTTTTCTGGAATATGATTAAATTGAACAACACCCCTACTTTTTCTTTCTGTTTAATTTATTCAGACAATGAAAATAAATTAGCTCTAACAAAACCTTCCCCCATTTCTATTGTCTTTAAATGCTGACAACCTACCTCAGTCATACACAGCAAACTTACTTGACCAGAGAGAGTAGCACCTGAACTAAGGTTGCTATAGTATTTAACAAGAGggtctattttatttttttgtctaaCTTTTTTTCGCTCACTCGCCTCACTTTTCCAAACAATTTATGTATGGCCTTTCTAAAGAATGGGTTATTGGAATCAGGGTCGTGTTCATCAGGGCACATGTTGCAAAACATATTTTTATGGTTTGTAACAGaaaatgagcatttcttattggacaagtacaGTTGGTACCTCCCTGTTTAACTCCATTAGAGCATTTTTGTTCCAATTTGTGCCTACTGAATGCGACCCAGGAATGCTGTGTCTTTGACAAGTTCTTGTATATACTCCCCACTGCATTGAAATCTATGATTTGATTTGGTGGCTGAATTCATATGACAAGCTATTGTCTTTGTGGAGAGTTTGCAAAAACAAGCAGTTATCATTTGAGGTTTTGGAACATAATCTTTTCAGATTTTTCCCAATGTTCTGTTTTGCCAGTGTTGTTCATATTGATCAAGGAAACAAATGCAGGATGTATTCTTTTCACTTGCCTATTTCATGTCGGTTTTCAACAGTTGAATAGTCTAGAGACTGACTACTGCTGCATTCAACCTTCCCCTGATATCCTGAGAGCTTTGCAGGGCTTTGAACTGGACTAGAGtttttgtttctgtttttttttattgaacaagGCTAAAGAATGATCATGTCACAAATATTAGTATCCACACAATTGGTCAAGATCATGTTGAGGCAATTGTGCCAAACAGATTTGGGTCAGTTATCTCTTGATGTGAGGTCAGATTTGGGTGCCTTTTTGTTTTGAGTTAAGATTGGTGGAGGCTGGAGCCCACAGTTGTTTGGCTACTTGAGCTGGTCTACACAGGAAGGCTCAGTAAGAAAATGtaattcactttttttttcttttttcccctGGAGTGGAAGACTTGAGGGATGTGTCTTCAGATCTGGAATGGGATTAATTTGTCAGTGTCGACATCCTTTTTGACTTAATTTTCTTCGTCTTAAGTATTTTATTTATTGATAATTGATTGCTTCATGTCTTTGTTTTATTTGAATGGCAGTTTATATTAAAATGTACATATGTCTCAATGGAAAGAGTGCTTTACCAGAGCATTTATATACGGCTCTGATCTGTACACGTTTTCAGTAAGGGATAGCAGAACACTTACGAAGCTTGGACTTTTTGTGGAAGAGTGAATGATTGCGGCACAAAGCACTGCCATTGTTAGACAGGTTCCATTCCTTTTCCTCTGAGGAAACTTAGCACTTCTAACCAATGACACATTCTGCCTCCTCCCAGTTCAAGGATATTACCCTCAGAAATCAGCATTTATTATCACATAGATCCTAGATGAATGTCCTCTACATCAGTAATAGCTGCTTCAGAGGAGCTTTTTCCACAGGCACAGTTAAAATTGTAA comes from the Salmo trutta chromosome 4, fSalTru1.1, whole genome shotgun sequence genome and includes:
- the LOC115192624 gene encoding E3 SUMO-protein ligase PIAS4-A; translated protein: MAAELVEAMNMVKNFRVSDLQTLLASMGRSKSGLKQDLVGRALRLVQTECSPELLKNVRQLYESRFPKASGWLAARRPEGVSVAYSSLSSSPTGTQGADYLNGIPKLSSTPAAEVKLVSLPFYQTLEKLLLPTELIAQNSEKLQDSQCVFELTQSQADQVRNSTELRPGMKAIQVVLRICYTDSIGVQEDQYPPNIAVKVNQSYCHVPGYYPSNKPGVEPRRPCRPVNITPWLHLSTATNRVTVTWGNFGKRYSVAVDLVRVFTSAELFGQLKHCSVESAERCRERIQDKLRFDPESEIATTGLRVSLICPLVKMRIGVPCRVITCAHLQCFDAIFFLQMNEKKPTWTCPVCDKQAPFELLTIDGLASEILKETHEDIEEIEYLTDGSWRPIRDEKEKERERERSNTPDYPVLDICVPEVNGHSPAHSSTSQTGKSGAGSTAGGAGGGGVVVDLTLDSEEEGGGAAGDSDDTEDSQDSPAPKRGRYDYDKDLVTAY